The Streptomyces sp. HUAS MG91 sequence GGGAGGGGGCCGCGCCCGAGCGGGCCTACGACTTCAGGCACCACGCGCTGGGCGGGTACGGCCCGGATACGCGTGCCGCCGACGCCGAGCTTGCTCCGAAGGTGACGGAGGCGCTGTTGCGCGAGGTGCTGGCCCTGGTGCCGGACGCCTGGCTCACGACCGACTTCGCGTCGCCGGGGGAGGCGCGGGACGCGTATGTGTCGTACTTGCTGGCCCGGGCTCGGAGTTCGGCGTCCTGGCTTCCGACGGACTTTCCTTCTCGGGACGAGCTGGCCGCCGCCGATGCGCGGCGCGCGGCTGCCATGGAGAAGGGGCGGCCCGCTTGGCTGAAGCGGGTGCCCGACCTGCACGGGAAGCCGGGGGCTGAGCAGGACTGGTCCGTTCACCTGGGATGAATCGGAGGCGGTCGTTCTCCGGCTGACGGCCGGTGGCCGCTTCTCGCGCAGTTCCCCGCGCCCTTCAGGGGCGCGGGGAACTGCGCGACCAGCCACCCACCGGCCGTCAGCCGACGACGACACGACAGGGCCCCCGGCGCTGTGCGGTGCCGGGGGCCCTGAAACCGGGTCGGTCAGCGGAGCTGCTCGTAGGCCGGGAGGGTCAGGAAGTCGGCGTAGTCGGCGTCCAGGGAGACCTGGAGGAGCAGGTCGTGGGCCTGCTGCCACTTGCCGGCCGCGAAGGCCTCCGCGCCGATCTCGGCCTTGATGGTCGCCAGCTCCTCGGCGGCGACCTTGCGGGCCAGGTCCGCGGTGACCGTCTGGCCGTCGTCGAAGACGACACCGGCGTTGATCCACTGCCAGATCTGCGAGCGCGAGATCTCGGCGGTGGCCGCGTCCTCCATGAGGTTGAAGATCGCGACGGCGCCGAGCCCGCGCAGCCAGGCCTCGATGTAGCGGATGCCGACCTGGACGGCGTTGACGAGACCGTCGTACGTGGGCTTCGCGTCGAGCGAGTCGATGGCGATGAGGTCGCCGGCGGCGACGCTCACGTCCTCGCGCAGGCGGTTCTTCTGGTTCGGGTTCGCACCCAGCACCTTGTCGAAGGACTCCATCGCGATCGGGACGAGGTCCGGGTGCGCGACCCAGGAGCCGTCGAAACCGTCGCCGGCCTCGCGGTCCTTGTCGGCGCGGACCTTCTCGAACGCCACCTTGTTGACCTCGGCGTCCTTGCGGGACGGGATGAAGGCCGCCATGCCGCCGATCGCGTGCGCGCCGCGCTTGTGGCAGGTGCGGACGAGGAGTTCGGTGTACGCCCGCATGAAGGGGGCGGTCATCGTCACCAGGTTGCGGTCCGGCAGGACGAACTTCTGGCCGCCGTCACGGAAGTTCTTGACGATGGAGAAGAGGTAGTCCCAGCGGCCCGCGTTCAGGCCGGAGGCGTGGTCGCGCAGCTCGTAGAGGATCTCCTCCATCTCGTACGCGGCCGTGATCGTCTCGATGAGGACGGTGGCGCGGACGGTGCCCTGCGGGATGCCGACGTAGTCCTGGGCGAAGACGAAGATCTCGTTCCAGAGGCGGGCCTCCAGGTACGACTCCGTCTTCGGGAGGTAGAAGTACGGGCCCTTGCCGAGCTCGATGAGGCGCTTGGCGTTGTGGAAGAAGTAGAGGCCGAAGTCGACCAGGGCGCCCGGGACGGCCTTGCCGTCCGCGGTGGTGTCAATGAGGTGGCGCTCGTTGAGGTGCCAGCCGCGCGGGCGCATGACGACCGTGGCGAGCTCGTCGGCGTCCTTGAGGGCGTACGACTTGCCGGTGCGCTCGTCGGTGAAGTCGATCGAGCGGTTGTAGGCGGCGGTCAGGTTCAGCTGACCCCCGATGACGTTCTCCCAGGTCGGGGCCGAGGCGTCCTCGAAGTCGGCGAGCCAGACCTTCGCGCCCGAGTTCAGCGCGTTGATCGTCATCTTGCGGTCGGTGGGGCCGGTGATCTCGACCCGGCGGTCGTTCAGCGCGGCCGGGGCCTCGGCGACCTTCCAGGTGTCGTCCTCGCGGATCGAGGCGGTCTCCGGGCGGAAGTCGAGCGTGGAGGTGCGGGCGATCTCGGCGCGGCGCTCGGCGCGGCGGGCGAGGAGCTCGTCACGCCGGGGCGTGAACAGCCGGTGCAGCTCGGCCACGAAGGCGAGGGCCGCGTCGGTGAGCACCTCGTC is a genomic window containing:
- the aceB gene encoding malate synthase A; this encodes MSAPAPSPLAIVDAAPLPRQDEVLTDAALAFVAELHRLFTPRRDELLARRAERRAEIARTSTLDFRPETASIREDDTWKVAEAPAALNDRRVEITGPTDRKMTINALNSGAKVWLADFEDASAPTWENVIGGQLNLTAAYNRSIDFTDERTGKSYALKDADELATVVMRPRGWHLNERHLIDTTADGKAVPGALVDFGLYFFHNAKRLIELGKGPYFYLPKTESYLEARLWNEIFVFAQDYVGIPQGTVRATVLIETITAAYEMEEILYELRDHASGLNAGRWDYLFSIVKNFRDGGQKFVLPDRNLVTMTAPFMRAYTELLVRTCHKRGAHAIGGMAAFIPSRKDAEVNKVAFEKVRADKDREAGDGFDGSWVAHPDLVPIAMESFDKVLGANPNQKNRLREDVSVAAGDLIAIDSLDAKPTYDGLVNAVQVGIRYIEAWLRGLGAVAIFNLMEDAATAEISRSQIWQWINAGVVFDDGQTVTADLARKVAAEELATIKAEIGAEAFAAGKWQQAHDLLLQVSLDADYADFLTLPAYEQLR